In Phaseolus vulgaris cultivar G19833 chromosome 7, P. vulgaris v2.0, whole genome shotgun sequence, the genomic stretch ACAGTAGTAAATTTGGGCAGCGTCCCAAATTCGCCTCCCTATGATATACTCTCTGTCACTGCaaaaaaagggaaactgtagCCACAATTGCTCAACATCAACAAACAACGTGAGTACTTCTCATGGTTGCATTACTAAGAGAGTAGAAGAAACTAACCTTGCGCACCCAGTGCACCATCATGGCTCCAGTGAGAGCACACTCTTGTATAGTCGAAGCATGTATAAGCATGTCATCCCAGTTCAACCGAAACTCGTCGTCCCAAAAGAAATCCCTCACCAACTCGGGACTCGCGTCCTCGAACACCGTTCTGCTACGGTACTGCGGCGGTCCAGTCTACCACACAAGTACCATCAGTCATGAGACCGTTCAATTAATCAATCAATGAACCAATCCAGAAAGGTAAGACGTACCTCAGGATCCCTACGCCACGCTTGGTAGCTCATGGTGGGGGTAGAACGGTCCATCATCTGAATCCACGCGGGGCCTCCATCTTTCTCCTCAACCAACTTCCACAAGTGCAGCAAATCGTGTTCCGTCACCACCGCATTCCCGCTGGCGTCTTTCTCCCGCGCGGAGGAACTCCCGGCACTGCACGCGAGGAAGCGAAATTAGAAAGAAATGAAACGGAAATTAGGAATTGCATGGAAATTGGCAGAAGAAGGGACCTGGTGGAGGTGGTGGAGTAGGTGAATGCGGTGTGGTCTGGGGGATTGGGGGAGCGAGGGGGGCGAAGCTTTTGGAGAGCGTGTTTTGGGTCGAAAGCCCATTTGGGCTTCCAGGCCCAGCCCAGGATGACGCCGACGATTACTGCAATCCAGAGGGGAGTAATAAAGACGGCGAGGTCAGTGATGATGGGAATGATAATAGTTGGTGTGGGGAAGAGAGGAATGGGCATGGTGGATGGATAGAAAGAAGGGTTTGGTTGTAGGAAGAGTGAATGAATGCCCACCAGAATAAGagagcagagagagagagagagagagagagagagaaataaaaagaagtgaagagtgagaaaaataTATGGGCTCAC encodes the following:
- the LOC137827747 gene encoding uncharacterized protein; the encoded protein is MPIPLFPTPTIIIPIITDLAVFITPLWIAVIVGVILGWAWKPKWAFDPKHALQKLRPPRSPNPPDHTAFTYSTTSTSAGSSSAREKDASGNAVVTEHDLLHLWKLVEEKDGGPAWIQMMDRSTPTMSYQAWRRDPETGPPQYRSRTVFEDASPELVRDFFWDDEFRLNWDDMLIHASTIQECALTGAMMVHWVRKFPFFCSDREYIIGRRIWDAAQIYYCVTKGVPCPSMPRHNKPKRVDLFYSSWCIRAVKSRKDGQLTSCEILLFHHEDMGIPWEIAKLGVRQGMWGAVKKFDPGLRTYEKQRASGVPLSPCARAANINTKISVDYLRSLENTTTDLLEIENQDSSDKPVGRNIPKLLIVGGAIALACTLDQGLLTKAVIFGVARRFAKMGRRL